The following DNA comes from Salvia splendens isolate huo1 chromosome 17, SspV2, whole genome shotgun sequence.
ATTTCAAATAGTGAAAATAATCCAGGTAGTGATATTAGAAAATATTATACAATGAAATTTTTTGATGAAAAGTGAAgataaaaatcataatttagagaacaaaataaataatcagttgaatattaaaaatcaaagtcgttgtaattaattatttgcTACATTCCAAATAAAAAAGTCATAGATACTCAAACGATTCAAATTTATGGTGAATATACATTTGGTAAAATGCATTTAAAATACAGCTATGAAAGGCGTGTAAAAAATACAAAAGCCATAAATACAATATCATCCTCAAATAGAGCCAACTTTATAAAATtgcatttcattattttttacgTAAATATCTTGTGATAGTTAGAGATTTTGGTTATTTCAGATTGAACAATCACGAGACCGCCCAAATACTACTTAAATTAGATAATTGTTTCTCTACTTTAAAAGCAATCTGAGTGAAAGATACTCATATTGAAAGGTAATTATTTTGTGATTAAAGGAAGTAGAAAAATATTAACTGTTTAAACTGGAAATAGACCGTTATTTCAATAAGCACGCAAAAGCAAGAAAAAAATGTCATAAGTAACATGCCCAAAAAGGCTAACAACAATTAATGATTGCAAATAAAAGAGGACAACAAACACGGCGCCGTTAGTGGATCGATATTTCATGGACTTTATTTCTGCATATGATTTTTTCCTAAATCTACGCCTTAAACATCGCTTTATTTCGATATTTGCCTATAAATATCTACAATTAATCACACATTTCTCACTCTCACTACTTCATTTGATACAAAATTTGCTTCttgtgtttattaatttttagagCAAGATGGGAGCACGCCCCTACAACACTTTGTTGCTGGTTTTGTCAGTTCTTTTCTTGATTACCCTCTCCAATGTTGTTGAGGTTAGTAATTATTCATACATCTATTACTCCTTTCTAAATTTTGTTCagtctgttttttttttaaaaatgtttataAATTTGTCAAATTTTATATAGAAAAAGATCAAAATCAGCTACATTTTTGGTaaagggaacatctttttaagTCCAcaaactttgccaaagtattattttaggtccgtgaattttgaaaatatcattttatgtccgtcaactacaagttaatatcatttgaggtattttgaacttttttctaGACGAAAATGCActtaaggccttcaaagggcaatttggacaattctttcgccactcatcttgcgcCAGAGACCTAtagtccaacaatttttaacgacaaatttttatatttaaatttaatttggatggtaattgatctcattctgaaattcatataaataatattccgaatgacaatccaaattaatagatatccaatttcaaaacaaataaactaaatataattcacaaatcacctataataagttcttaaaatgcattttagatttaaaaataaaataaagtatataagtcccaattcactatccctatataattggtcatctaataattgaaaatgtactattttttacggtaaattttaattatatttaaattcaatttggatggtaattgaattaaacagtagtaaaaaaattattggactctaggtgtttgacacaagatgagtggcgaaagaattgttcaaattgccctttgaaggccttaaggacattttcgtccgaaaaaagttcaaaatacctcaaatgatattaacttatagttgacggatctaaaatgatattttcaaagttcacgtacctaaaatgatacttcgatAAAGTTTGTAaacctaaaaagatgttccctcttgtAGTCTTGTTTGTATATGTGAATGTGATAGAATTGGTATCTTTGATTTTGTATACTAATATGTGTATCTTTTTGAACAGGGCCGGTACACTAATCTTCCTCTCAAAGGTAAGAAATAATGCAATTTTGACTCAATTTGTACTAACATCACTGCATTTGGATTTGATTTTGACCATATATTTTGGGTTTTGTTTTGTGCAATAGCCTGCAAACCACGATGCACGTACCGGTGCTCGGCGACGTCGCACAAGAAACCGTGTATGCTCTACTGTCAGAAGTGCTGCGCCACGTGTCGTTGCGTGCCGCCCGGAGTTTatggccacaaggaaatatgCCCTTGCTACAACAACTGGAAGACCAAAGAGGGCCGCCCAAAATGCCCTTGATTTCAAAATCTCTAATTAGAAATGCCATTTGCTTTTTTCTTATTAATAATTCAACTTCCTCAATTATAGATTGGGTTGTTTAGAATGTAACTCTAAGGGATTTACAATTTATGAGCGTAGATTAGTATATCCCCGATTTGTGTTCTACTATAATTAGTAAGTACTAATTGTTTCAAGGTGTTGCACCCAGTATTTTCGGTCTTGGGATTGCCTACTCCACCAACTTGTTGTAGTACTTGTTTTTCAAttatatttaatgtttttttggCACCTCTTTTTGGTGTAGTTGACTTAGCCACCACATTAGTAattttttatcattaaattTATTGGATTGATATTGTTAATATTAAATTGAAACAAGTTAAAACTGTTGAGTTAGTTAAAAGTTGAATTGacgagtgttatattgctaactcaatagtTAATTGTTAAtcacaattaaataataataaaaactatCAATAAGGGTAtgaggtcaatttacaacaaattagttgtacctaacttttgaaaaatatttcataactttaaaacgcatataactttcttgatttaaattattttttcgcacaacatatatcaaattaaatataatttcataaggattctaacgagatctcacttgcatatgttccgatgtcaaaatttgaaagaaaaaaaactgaaaattttcaatattttcgtACAtgaacaaatgtcaacatagtatataaaatatgtcaatataataatatagaatgtcattcttaaataaatgtattgacattttgaaagcattgtgttgatattttcaatatactatattgacatttccATCCAAAAcctaatttgatagttttttttatctttttctatttaataaataaaaattacacgtgataaattttagaccactatattgctaaaatcctatggtcttaattaattattgttagCAACTAAAGAgtgagttaacaattgatcatAAGCCACCTATTCTAACTGAGATCTATGTAGGACAAATaggaaaaaaattgattatttattaataaGACAGGGTTTGGGCCGGTGATACAAGTTTTTCTGGAGCAAAAGGCCTTTTTGATTACTAATTGATAAAGCCCAAATATTATTTATGAATTCCGTTACGTTATTGGTGAaatctaaattttttattaCAGATTCCGTTTATTAACTATCATGATCTCCTAACTGACCCAACTCACatggaaataaatcaaatataaatttaattaacttaTTAAGTTAATGCATAAATGGCCCAAGTGAAAACTAAGAAAAATTGAGATGGAGTATTAACTTCTGAATGCTTTAGAGTTATTGAGAGGCAAAGGGAGAGAGAAGGCCGTGAACAGCGATTTCAATATAGGTGAGAATGTGAGATGAAAGATTAGATGAGAGAGTTTCGATAAATCTTATTGCTTACTTCAATAAGAAAGATATTAATCTCTTCATCCCATTTAAGATgctcacattttttttaaatttgtctCACTCAATATGTTCATTTTCTATATTAAAAAATCATTACCTCTCACAcatctcctcattaaaatattcaaatactATTTCTCTACTTACTCCATCTAAAAATTCTCCTAAAATTCTGTGCCgctcaagaatgtggacatgACTGAGGAAGTACATATGTATTTATAATAATCTAAATATTCCCATAAATCCAGGCAAATTTAGAATAAGGTTCATAAGTATGAGAGTATATCCCATTCTTATATGGagtaactaaaataaataaagatacctaacaaaaaaaaaagagagtggACCTAATTAACTAGGATTGTGCCATCTCTTCTGAGTTTAAACAGTTGGCATAGATGTTACTATCCAATCGAAATCAGTTGCATTCAGTGGTCACTATCGGACATGGTGGCATTGTGTTAATGAGAGAGTCAAGTAAGAGGTATGGTTTTGAGCAAGCAAGATAATGTCATAAATTAGTGAGCACTATGTATATTAGTTGGGAGTGGGGGTTTCCTTGCCTGCATAGCAGTAAACACACTCCATTTTAGGTGGGGTCTCCAACTTGTTGAACCAAGAAATGGGAACAATCTCTATTTTCAGGTTCAAATTTGATGTTTTCACTAATTATTGCATATAGTTTTAGGACATGCACATGGGTTGAGGCATGGCTTCATTGTCCTACATCACTAAAGCCATATGGCCCTATCTCTCTATATATAAAGTGTCATATTCCCTTTTGACTCgatattttcttctctttcttatttGCTTGCTTTTACTCATGGTTAAAATCACACATACTCGCTAAAATTTACTACTACTCTGGCGAATTTGGGTACCCATGAGTATTAAATTGTTGTTTCTTAGTTtgtattactattaatttttgttaaagTGGAGTCCAAACCCATTAttataaacacaaaatatattaaacTTATTTCTATATTCGAAACTTGGAAAAATTCCAATGAAGTCGTTCTTCGGATATAGGGAAACAGTAAAATTAGCCTAGCTATCTTACTTTGAGAAGTAGAATACCAAGAATCTACCACTTTCATTGAAaccatattttttaataatgagATTATTTTCTTTAAGTTAATTTAGTAACTCATAATTAGTTgtattgatttaatttaataatgagATTATTtctaatttacaaattacaaaatttaaataaaagataaaCAAACACCATTTTGATTAAAGTAATTCGAGAATATTGCAAAGGTTAATAACTCGTTAAAAAGTGACAACTCAAATAACAATAAATCatatagaaatttaaaattaattccaACATTGTTGTTAATATATTCTACTCTAAAATGATAACTCAAACACCCACAAGCAGAAAAATTGTACTCATATTAGTTTCAttccaatttaattataatgGACGAAATTCTTCGATAatatatgtttatttttcaaaacaATTCGTACTATATGTAAttgtagtagtataatatatttCTTGATAGTGCAATGTATATATATCATAATAatatgcattttaatattgctCCATCCATCTGTCTCATGCTACTCCCACTTTTGATTTTAAGCGTAAATTAAGAATTGAATAAttatcataaattaaattagtaaTTTAAGTGTAATAAgggaatatttaattaattctaatATCTTAATGAATTActctaatttttattaaaagtaAAAATAGTGCGATTAGTTCGGGGCGGACCGAAACAGAAAAGTGCTAGTAGAATAGAtgcaaaacattttttttgagttacttcaaaatttcaaatgtAGCGATAGTAAGAGTGtcagagcacaacactcacaatTCACCATTTCTACACTACTTAAAGCATCTCCAGGGGATAAAGGTAAATTGAGAAGGTATATTTCTCACTTAACTTCTCAAAAAGGTAATtataccttcttaaaaagtaaTGTACTCCAAGGAaagaagataaattaaaaaggcaAAGAAAAATAACTAATATTTTACCCTTTCTACCAAGATGAGGTAAAGATACattctcaaaatgaaagaagTTATAATACCTCCTCATATACTCTTTCCATTGGAGCATGATTTTTTTTGAAGgaaaggtaaatatggtagttatttcCCTTTACCTTTCCATTTACCCTTTccgttggagatgctcttatgagtctcattctttaattttttttattcctttattatttcttaaatttaataataatattaaaaaaagcgAACACAGGCCcatgaaaacaaaaataaacgaaataaaaaaaaaattaacgaaATCATTATGAAATCAACATAAATATGTAATGAAAGCCCTTatagcacccacaaccgtgctcttaccaacgagcacggttgttgGCCCGTcgccactttttctgtctgctcttaggcaagagcacaacatccacagctgtgctctcttccgcaaggacgagcacaagggtcccaccattccattattcaatttaaataaaaatatttccacaaaagtaaaatacattacacatacccgaaataaatattacaaaatacattaaaaattaaaaattacataattaaaatcctaaaaattaaaattttcataattaaactcctaaaaattaaaaattacataattaaattcataaaattaaaaaaatccactactcgttgtcgaatttcgcccacatgtgtttgattaggtcttcttgtagctcaacgtgggttcgggtatcgcgcattgtgtgccttgtttcgatccacTCACCCACtatcgtatgcacacctcggcgtgggggagacctcgcggttgagcttcctgcttcatcctcgtcgtagaagctagccgccctcggtccttcgtcggctataatcatgttgtgtaagataatatacgtgtacatgatgtcggtgatattattcacgtaccacagccgagccggggcattcacaatgttgaatcgggcttgaaggaccccaaaggctttTTCGTCGTCTTTCCACgtggactcttgacgctgcgcaaaaagaacccgtctcgggtcttgcgggttgctgagcgtcttcacgaaagtcgaccaccttgggtagataccatcggcgagatagtaactcatgtggtatgtatttccgttgacggtgaagttgATCGCcagtgctacaccattcaacacatcattgaagaggggtgaagaatagagcaagttcaagtcgttgttggatccggcaacgccgaaatatgcatgccaaatccataggcggtagtcggcgaccgcttcaaggataagtgttgggccgccgcctttgtggccactTAATTATTGCctcctccaagcagtcgggcaattcttccacctccaatgcatgcagtcaatacTGCCacgcattccgggaaagccatggactgattcgtgaagacgaagcaaccgttggcaatcatcggtggtgggtgcccgaaggaattcatcaccgaaagttgtacgaacgccctcgcaaaaaattttcagacaaaggattccagtggactcaccgacatgcaaatactcgtcgaagaggtcagccgtttgcccagcagcgagttgtcggatggcacacgtacacttctacAAAGCCGAgatactttgccgaccggctgcatctagacctgtttggaagaaatcaacacgggcggacaatgtgttgataatacgcataaacaagcgctttgacatgtgAAAACGACGCctaaagtaatctgccggaaaccgcggcgggtcggaaaaatagtcggcaacgagcctttcgtgggctccctcccggtcacgatagatatagcggcgagttgatctagttggttgaggaggagggcgggggtattcgctgcgacatatgcttcataagcggcacgatgttattcgtagtattcttgttcttcgcgctccgcttccgcaatgagatgggtgaaatccatttgaggcttgagtgagagatgaaggtgtagataagttgtatgaaaaatatgaatgagagatgatttgatgtgaaaaatggatgatgaatgtatgtatttatagatgattttggggaaaaaattaaaaaaaagtacaaaaaaatgggcaaaaaaacgggcatttttttgggattgggattttttttattttttggtattatttttgatatttaaataaaataaaaaaaaaagattttccaacggatatgccgtTGACCAATCACACGCTGCCATGTCGCCTCTCGCTGGCAcgaacgtgctcgatgcatcgagcagcaccgtgccagcggcgcgagcgcagcggcggacaccgtctccgtgccgctggcacggacggtgGGTTTCTCATCGTTGTAAGTGCTCTTAGCATTTCGCTTAGTAAAGTGATAGTTGTTCCTTAAACGCCCCATAATATTGACAGGATGAGCTAGAGCATTCCCGTTACTTTAagttgtactccctctgtcccactttaGAAGTTTCGGTTTATCACTTTTGGATGTCCCattttaggagtctcggttggAATCAGGGGCGGACACAGTAAAGAAGAGGGTAGAgcttaagcccttacccaattttttttgtttttgttttctgtacttctattttctttaaaaattgcAAAAACTTGTCTTAAGCCCCTACTATATAAATGTCTTTGAAGCTTAAAGTactaaaaattgaataattagAGGGGCTGAATTTAATCTGAAATTTGTTTTTGCAAAACAAAATGAAGATCAATGGCAGTCGTTTGTCGCGGGGAAGAAGAAAGACTAtaaaatgttactccctccgtcccagataattcgtttcactttgaccggacacgggatttaagaaatgtaatgaaaaatgagttgaaaaagttagtagaatgttgatcctacttttatatattagttttataataaaatatgaataggaatgagttagtggaatataaggtcCACtgccaaaaataataaaaattgaaacgagacaaattatgtgggacggatcaaaatggaaaaataggataaattatctgggacggagggagtagtactattAAAATGTGGCATTAGTTTTGTttttaagaccatccacaataggaatagcccagcaatagcccagccatagcctagccactgtcacatcatcaacactaaaaatcctcctgccacatcatcaaaacaagcaaatagcccagcaaaagcccagtcatagcctagccacataatatccacatcactattaacaaatatatacaaaatgaaataattaacaatcacacaatatacgaaatttaatttacgagacatatacgggaaaagtttaataataatattaaaaatttaaaaagtacaataatttaaaaaaattcattaatttaaaaaaaatacaataataaaaaggagtgccaattcactcctcgtctccgtcgtcgccgcctccgtcgctgtcgccaccatcgccgccgccaccaccgccgccgccggtctccctccgtgccgcctccaactcgtcctgcaggctcatgagcaaggtttgaagcacgctcttctccacgggatccgtcgccacccgccattcggccatcgtcttgatcaactgagcgcgcgtttgggcgcgagcgaagaatttgagatcctcggtggattggcaaaggggggatgccgactggacctcctgggaaaccccggcgttccccctcgcctcccgctgAGCACGCTTGCGCCccatcgggcgaggtcggccaccgactgaacgcggcgtggggaactcctgcgtcgtctcggggaggtcgtgggaaccaccgctgctgccgctgaaatcgccggtgtagttcagtcgttgcttcttcggccagccagagtcgacacctactcagaacttctcggactcgttcagcacaagatagcagttccagtaggtgaagtccttgtatacccccttcagtgggaaggctttctcagctattctcctgcagtcctcctccgtttggccactgctcatcatgcggagtgcgttggtgtacaaacccgaaaatcgggagaccgcacccctgattcggttccaggccttccggcaatcctccccgttgcgtggcctcccctccgggcaaaatctcatgtaggctgctgctatcttgccccacatgttgacgatcctctgctcgttcgaaacgagaggatcgtcgcaaacactcacccactcCTTGcagagcgcgacgttctcctcgtccgtccacctcctccgtacctcctcctcacccggctgcgacgactcaccgaccttcttcttgcccttcttcgcGGGGGCGCCACGCACCCGCTCTGCCCCCCCTTCAACGAGAGTTTCCGGAGTTCCGGGAGTATCAAACATCaagtcatctaaggagaaactatcaaaccccaagggcgtttgggtcgatgtgtgcgatgaaccagtcgaaaaatctaAACTGGGGCAatagacatcccccgccgtcgccggggaccccccatAAGTCCACTGTGTAGTCGGTACTACccccggagtcccctgtgtcggcggtaccccccgggcatcatctgcatcccgggtgcccatccCGGTGGTGCCCACCCCGGTACCGCCGGAAAcccccccccggcggactcccccccgttGGCATCCCGGAatacatctgctgccacgggtacatgttgtagtacccgggcatctgaccccatccacttcccacggggatcgatggagtttgtgacccgctactcccggaactaggctcgttgttgagatccattttcCTTGTTGAttttgtacagaaattaagatagagagaatactcgttaaaacaagtgggcgaatgaaaatgacgagcaaagcgcgta
Coding sequences within:
- the LOC121773932 gene encoding protein RSI-1-like; the protein is MGARPYNTLLLVLSVLFLITLSNVVEGRYTNLPLKACKPRCTYRCSATSHKKPCMLYCQKCCATCRCVPPGVYGHKEICPCYNNWKTKEGRPKCP